In Melopsittacus undulatus isolate bMelUnd1 chromosome 6, bMelUnd1.mat.Z, whole genome shotgun sequence, the following proteins share a genomic window:
- the PTGER3 gene encoding prostaglandin E2 receptor EP3 subtype: MSGRRQCQGGHNGSEPGAMRQRGNGTGRAAEEGCSGVSVAFPLTMMVTGIVGNALAMLLVSRSYRAKESRRKRSFLLCIGSLALTDLLGQLLTSPIVISVYLSNRAWHAVDPSGHLCAFFGFSMTVFGLCPLFIASAMAVERTLAIRAPHWYASHMKTRVTKAVLLGIWLAVVAFALLPIAGLGQYTLQWPGTWCFISTGDSQLTGSLFFASTFAVLGLLSLVVTVVCNLATIEALVSRCRTKVTAARSSKQWGRIAMETLIQLLGIMCVLSACWSPLLITMLKMIFSHTSFEHCKGFSSEAQSSELHKECNFFLTAVRLASLNQILDPWVYLLLRKILLQKFCQAANAVSKCSNNEFKERSITLTEEIRRTAA, encoded by the exons ATGAGCGGCAGGCGGCAGTGCCAGGGCGGCCACAACGGCTCCGAGCCCGGCGCCATGCGGCAGCGCGGCAACGGCACCGGGCGGGCGGCGGAGGAGGGCTGCAGCGGCGTGTCCGTGGCGTTCCCGCTCACCATGATGGTCACGGGCATCGTGGGCAACGCGCTGGCCATGCTGCTGGTGTCCCGCAGCTACCGCGCCAAGGAGAGCCGGCGCAAGCGGTCCTTCCTGCTGTGCATCGGCTCCCTGGCGCTCACCGACctgctggggcagctgctcacCAGCCCCATCGTCATCTCCGTGTACCTGTCCAACCGCGCCTGGCACGCCGTCGACCCCTCGGGCCACCTCTGCGCCTTCTTCGGCTTCAGCATGACCGTGTTCGGCCTCTGCCCGCTCTTCATCGCCAGCGCCATGGCCGTGGAGAGGACGCTGGCCATCCGCGCTCCGCACTGGTACGCCAGCCACATGAAGACGCGGGTGACCAAGGCAGTGCTGCTCGGCATCTGGCTGGCTGTGGTCGCCTTCGCCCTCCTGCCCATCGCCGGCCTGGGCCAGTACACGCTGCAGTGGCCTGGCACATGGTGCTTCATCAGCACCGGGGACAGCCAGCTCACCGGCAGCCTCTTCTTCGCCTCCACCTTCGCTGTGCTGGGGCTTCTGTCCCTCGTGGTGACCGTGGTCTGCAACCTGGCCACCATCGAGGCCTTGGTGTCTCGCTGTCGGACCAAAGTGACCGCGGCACGCTCCAGCAAGCAGTGGGGACGGATCGCCATGGAGACACTGATCCAGCTCCTGGGGATCATGTGTGTCCTCTCGGCCTGCTGGTCACCGCTGCTG ATAACAATGCTGAAGATGATCTTCAGCCACACGTCATTTGAGCACTGCAAGGGATTCTCCAGTGAAGCCCAAAGCTCAGAACTGCACAAGGAATGCAATTTCTTCCTGACCGCCGTGCGTTTGGCTTCCCTCAACCAGATACTGGATCCGTGGGTTTACCTGCTACTCCGAAAGATCCTGCTCCAGAAGTTCTGCCAAGCAGCCAATGCTGTCTCCAAGTGCTCCAACAACGAGTTCAAGGAGAGGTCCATCACCTTGACAGAGGAAATCCGACGGACAGCAGCCTGA